Part of the Micropterus dolomieu isolate WLL.071019.BEF.003 ecotype Adirondacks linkage group LG17, ASM2129224v1, whole genome shotgun sequence genome is shown below.
CGATTAGCATGCAAATAGATTTGAGCCAGTCTTGGCAGCCGATTCAATGATCCAGGCAGGATCTGCACCAGATAGTTATGTGACAAATCAATGATCTCCAAGTTGTGCGGCATATTCGTGGGCACAGTCCAAAACCTATTATGACTGAGGTTGAGAGCTTGGAGACCTGGCAGCGTGTTGTTGATGAAGACCACTCTCTCTAGCTCATTGTCCGACAGGTCAAGTACTTTCAGGTTCCAGTGGTAAGCTGTGTCGTTTTTGTCCAGTGAGCGTAGATGGTTCCCCGCCGCTCGGATGTCCCACAGAGATCGCGGCAAGGCGGGGGGCAGGCTCTCCAAGCGGTTGTAGGACAGGTCCAGTGTTCGCAGGTGGGCATAGTGGCTGAGCTGGCTGTCCAAACCCTGCAAGCTGTCAGAAGTGTAATATtcaaaaaagtacatttatttatacagtatatgtacaaCCAACACTACGGATGTTTTTAGAGAGCTCTTACTGATTAAATGATATAAGAAAACCCATTTTATTACCAGCCTAATTATAGAAGTAGGTAAACTGTAAATGTAACTTTTGCTGAACAGCCGCTAATGTGCCCGTAAGTGagaaaaatatactgtaagAGTTGTTACTTCTTTCCATAGATGCACTTGAGGTACTTCCCTATTACATTAAATCAGcctgacattttacattttacaaatgtgAAAGCATTTGATAAGATGATGAGCTGCTCATGTTGGAGGCTCAGGCAGATCATTATCTGAGACAACTACATATTTAAAGTAGTCTGCATGCCGTGCACTTCGGAGCACCACAGTATTACTTACGTCAACATAGCAATGTTACCTCTTGTTACTTCTTACAAGCACAGAAATTGTTGAAGAGCAGGCCTGTAACCAAGTAAcactgcagagcagcagctgCTTACCTATTAAAAGAAAGGTTGAGAAAGCGAATGTTGTGCTGCAGGCCAGGTGGTAGCTTGGTTAGGCCTCGTGAAGAGCAGTCCACCACACGGTGTCCCCGGCTGCAGGAGCACACAGGGGGGCAGATGGACAGCACCTGCCCTCCCAGCAGCCCACAcaacagcaggaggagcagacagagCAGAGGGGCAGAGCAGGATGGCATGGTCAGGGCTCTATGAACGAGAGAGAAGTGTTAAATAAGAATAAGAACAAATGATTGAaaactgttttcactgttttatgtGTAATGGATATGATTATTGTTATAATATGTATTATGGTAACTCCAGTACTATAGACTGGTCCATTCAAATTCTGCCCTGTTCTTAGGATAGAGGATTTCTTATGTGTGTCTCCCACCGCTTGTCAGGGGTCCAGAAGATCTCTTTTGGGTGCTGGGTTTAGAGTTGTTTTAGCCAAGTAATAACTATTCTCATCTCTCTCATTGCCCACCCAGCACAAACAAAGGGAAATGCATAGTATTCAAGTTGGATGTGAATGCTTCCATTGCTTCCATTGGTCTTCACCATGTATCTAGATGTGACGAGtctgggagtgagaatgggttgcATTGTCCTCGGTGGTCATActtgtgtttttgcttcatttactttggtgtaTTAGTCCAGATAAGCCAACCTtcccaagatgtaacaaaaagtatgattacagtgcagtaaaatactgtattacaggattATGAGACATcctgtagcacttcatttcttgatgttacaataataacaataatattcacaatACCATATggtttactgaataattaagtaaataaaatttcttaatatatctatctaaagaaccTCAtatcttgactggcaactctctgctatctcatagaGGACATATTTtatcctgtctcaggcaccgtagctgtagtactcgcttggataggggatAGCATTATTTGGGCATTACACATGCTCAGATAAAGTTCTTGACTTGCTTGTATTGTAAGAACTGGAGTCCTTTaactttctcttcctctgggACTTTCTCCACAATTAGTTTGATGCTTCCATTCTGTCCAAAACGGTGGCTACAATCCTGCAGTAGCTGAGCTATATAAATAGTGTGAGCCTTGAGCTGTTCTTACCATGTAATACCACTGATTGTGCTTATTATTGAATTAATAATACATTGTTGTTTGAGGTAGCATTTGATCCAGCAAAAATGGAGAGCAGTCTGATTATTTTGACTGTCAACACATGGCTTCAAGCCCAGACTACCCATCTGGCCAGTCATATTCTAAAATGGGAAGATAGCTTTCTGCTCCTGATGCATTTTATAAGGGTGCTAGATGTCCTAAGTGCCGACCGGCTTGAAGCTCTGCCAGTGGGACTCAGAGTGCTGCAGTGAGACTCCATTCAATCAGGACGATAGGCTGCACTGTGTGTTTGCAACTGCAGATGTTTTGAGCTAAAGACTAAAGgtccatgtgtgtttgtgattcaaaCACAGGACGGTGGGACACATTAACACCCTTTGACGTGTTCCAGAAATGTTGTTATTCAGCTGATGATGGCAGCTGATGCAAAGCCATTGTATCACTTTTGTCTATGCCTTCATGTAATACTAAAAGGAGAAATCTGCATAGTGATAGAACAGGGAATAGTTTCCACATGAGCCAGCCCAACATTGCACTGTAGTTTACTGCATTAATAGGATTCAGTATGAAATGTCCCTCTGCCCTTTCCATCAGGTGTATATGGGTCGTTATCTTTCCATTTCAAATCACTCACCTCATCCTTTGTAATGTTGGTCTGtcatctctttttctcctgtCGTCATTGTCTCCTTCTGCAGTTCCAGCTGTTTAGTTTTTCACTGTGCTTTATTGGTTCTCTGCTGTTGGAAGGTAGTGGTCTCAAGCTCTTGTTTCTGGCGTGGCACTAAACATGCTGCCTGCTAGCACTGGCCTCCTTCCTGCTCGCCCGATGCAGCTTGAGGTCTGGGTTAGGAGGAGAGCTGCGTAGAGGGGAAGGAATGGAGACAGAATTGCAGCAGCGAGTCGGCCCACTCTGCTGCTGATGAGGCAAGCAAGCGctgagtggtgtgtgtgtgtgtgtgctgacagcAGCaactcccctctctctctctcccatgtGCATGCATTCTTATATACCCTTTATGTTAACAACAGTATAGCagtgtttccatctaattgtcaagcaaatttaaagcaaatttttttaatgttacaaaAACAGGAATAAAAGAAAAGCTATGAATCAGGTACATTTCCATCAACTGGTTTGCAAATACATTTGGTTACAGTGTAGTTTAGTCAGAAGTTGGCGGTATGTTACGCATGACTGTAATAAACTGAGTAGAAAAGTAGAGGTCACAGACCAGAAGCAAAATCAGTTGCTTTGGCCATCTACGAGCAAGCCCTAACCCTTCTGCTTCTCTCAGagtggaaacagctgatcagtcacTGTGAGTTAAAACGGCAAAGGTGTTTCCATATCCCATTAAAGGCATTAACTCtaatttttcagaattttgtaATGCaatactactacttctactactcgCACATAAAGAGATGTTGATGGAAATGCGGCTTATGTGTAATGTCAGGAGCGGCGGTGCGCCGCTGCTGAATTGTGACCGCTGCTGATAAAATTTCACACAATCATTATGATATCAATCCGCTACTAATTTTCACTCACCAACAATGCGCGCATAGTAACACTCGTCGCttggctagcttcctctcctcattcttcaaaggtcatctacgtgacaggtgctgttataagagcagcgtaactctgtATCGGGAGCTGTGTAgcaagtgtttgattgtccgagtggcagaaagtgacagtgaatggagagaaatattctggcagtaaatgtacggtgtcgGTTACAgcgtgtcagcttctcaagaccaagaaaagtctgtctgttgtttccccacctgctggaaaagggaAGCCTTTTTGCTCTAgcaaacatctcccctccccttcagactgcgcagctgagcaggaaagcttctacaCTAGGCTAcatcttttggctgctatgtaactgaacattagctcaattatagaaagtaactggtagctgtagtttattactacctacttgtccaatgttgagaacatcaggtacaaacctGACTAAAATGGTGTAGACTACAGCTTTGTCCTATACAGACAGGTACATCCTAAATTAGTTTTCAGATGAGTTTTcagttaggaaaagaaaggacggtggtgACTGAGGACCTGAGGTTAGGAAAGCAAATTAACTAGGAGGAGACGTTTCTATTtgaattttaatgtgcaaataaaatgcacctcagaagggaggaggtttctcatgttgcctacttttttatattaatgtctatacACATAAATGTCAacaggcaaacatgaacagtcgtatctattATGAGTGTTATCTGCTtgagcttttccaactatttgttcagagatatggtgaaagtaatggcccaatatgatgtgaaattacacatttttcatCGGAAAACCTAAAGTTTTCTTGGGGGAGAAACCCAAACCCCCCCACCCTCCTGACCATGACTACCACGACCGCCATCAAAACaatcatctaaagctcacataaaactatgggaaaacactgaaatttttaCCTATTCTAATGTACAtcacatgctcatggacacaagagcaatgctGCTGActtgttgtgttggggttttatattcagacatacTACGCACTGCCTGCATAAAAACTCCATGCTCAGGGAAACACTGACTTGTACTGTTTTGATTCATCAGCAGCAAGGCAGCTGTATTAGCAAGTAAGCTCTAGTACTAACCTGCATTAAAGCGACTATAATAGATTATTTATAGATTCAGTATATGAAATGGCAATGGGAAAAGGGTCTAGCGTGGTGGTGAACCTACACAGGATTATCAGTTCAATCTGCGAAATTTTGCAGCCAGACTCAAACTGAGGGTTGCGCGTTGGCTCTATAGTGCCTTTTTAGCCGTCACATGGCTAGGGATAGTCAAACCCTTACGAGACTTTGCATGCTCGTCAGAACTGTTGTTTTATATTGGCTGATATGGTTTCGGGCGTGGTTGTGGAAAATTGGCTCAATAGCGCCCCCTACGAAATTTCAAAAAAGCAGCCCCTGCTGTACGTTTTACCTAGGTGTACGAAACTTGAGTAACCAATGTACCTTCTCCAGACTTAAAAataagcctcttggagccatgctccaacaggaagtcggatattttggatttaatggtgatttttggcgatttacacacctTGTACTTTAActaactcctcctagggaattagtccgatcgacttttcgctgtgcactctaaacccattgacgattaaaagttgtataaacTGTTATTATCAGTCGACCAGTTTGCCCGTGGCGTGCTGTcacaaaatcgatgattcgccatgaaacaggtaacaagttgttataacttcagcacacatgctcacatctgcaccaaattttacatgtataataggggtcccgccctgaacacatccatatgccaatattcactcaaagtcatagcgccacctgctggcaacaggaaatgacagattttttgctgtaatgtactacttcTAACAGTTTGGACATATGAAcatcaaaactgtcccagaaaaccgtCCGAAgcgcaaattcacagccgcaccagcagagctccagaatctgcaacatGGCTGCCTCACACCCGACACGCTACAGTGTGAGCACCTGCTTGCATCTTTAATTGTTCTGTTACTTTActattttggttcactctctCAGTGTAGTCTTCTACTGTTTTCAAAGAGAAAAGGCTGTAAAAAGCCAACGTATATGACCTGCTCAGCAGCTAGACTGTAAACACAGTGGTGCATGTAATTCATTTTTATAATTAGttattttagctgacgcttttattgCTATATATGtaaggtcgcacgcctctggagccaCTAGGGGTTGGGACATATTCCCACAATGTCACAGTAGGAATCCAACCCGGGTCTTCCACACTAAAGGCATAtctcttatccactgcgccatcaccacctgtagcagctgaagagccacttAAACCAGACCAGAGCTGAAATGAGATTGAATATTGGGCTTACGCTGGACTTTATATAAGTGCAAATGTTGCCGTATCGACTTAATAATATGGTACTATGTCAATGCCAAACAAGCGATGAATGGAGCCTTAATTATGATGCAGAGGTGTTTTTTCAGACACTACTGTGATAGTTTACAAAAATAGAACAGGGACAAAGAGTGATTATCAGGGATCATTGATTTGATTGACTTCCATTAACGAAGTGGGTACAGGGTTCTtcattaagttttttttttacttgcctATGATCACTTTCTTGGTCATGCAAGTGTGTCAGAAATCTGCTTGTCTTAAGTTAATTTTTACTTGCCCCTATCAGGGATGTTATTTTTCCGGATTATTCCAGAATTCCAGATTTTCCCACCTGAAACATCAATACTGGAGACCCGTAAAAAATATCTTCTGGTCGAAGATGTAACTGgtacagctgtaactggaattaatataaTACTAGTGATATGAATACAGTAACATtatataattaaagctgcaagcagcgttgggcgggccctcgcacttgtaagcgcgtccgcgtgtgagccggccgagttgcatattctggagttctgccggtgcggctgtgaatttgctacgcggttatgacgccgcatgaaggtgttatatgtcacttcctgtgtcccctatgtggagctacatagcacttgccactatgaatataaatcggtattggcgtgtagatgtctgcggggtgggacagttatcaagcacgtaaagtttgtttcagatgtgagcatgtacactgaacaataatgtacccaaacaataaaataaattccttttatatttccctgccttgttgtttatgtgtacatacagaggaagaatgcgagaacagcacacatttcatcgttactgtgtgttagagcatgggagaacagtggatacttttaatacagcccacacccctaatactgtgtaactataacaagtacagaacagaacaaaaagatgttctttctttacaactgtctgcatagcttattcatattgtgtaatgaatgaaaataaataggcctactaggctcctctctacttNNNNNNNNNNNNNNNNNNNNNNNNNNNNNNNNNNNNNNNNNNNNNNNNNNNNNNNNNNNNNNNNNNNNNNNNNNNNNNNNNNNNNNNNNNNNNNNNNNNNcctcgcacggtcgtgctcgggccctaaaaatataatccgagcaaattcaatagggacctcgcacggtcgtgctcgggccctaataatccgagcagattcaatagggacctcgcacggtcgtgctcgggccctaaaaaaataatcagagcaaattcaatagggacctcgcacggtcgtgctcgggccctaaaaataataatccgaacaaattcaatagggacctcacacggtcgtgctcgggccctaataatccgagcaaattcaatagagacctcacacggtcgtgctcgggccctaaaaaaatataatccgagcaaattcaatagggacctcgcacagtcgtgctcgggccctaataatctgagcaaattcaatagggacctcacacggtcgtgctcggcccctaataatccgagcaaattcaatagggacctcgcacggtcgtgctcgggccctaaataatAATcctagcaaattcaatagggatctcgcacggtcgtgctcgggccttAATTAATATATTGACAGTGTACTAACAGgatactattaaattaacatgatactttttatataatgttataatattgtacTAATGCACTCATTCATACTAGTTACTCATCCAGGTTGTTGAAAGTATATCTGCTGTGGACAGATGGAGATTTAGCCAGGATGCGttgaaacgcacacacacacacacacacacacacacacacacacacacacacacagcaccttGCTGTGCTCTGCATTCTGTGTATTCCCCTGCTTTTTTGTCCTATGCCAATCACATTCCTGCCCTACATAAATAGATTTATTTGCAGTTAAGCAGTTAAgtgtcatgtttaatctttataaacaATAAAGTAGGTGAATCAGAACAAGGACACAGTATGTCAGAGaagcaaagaaacaaacattcttgcataatatgaaaatatacCCACCCAAGAGATGGACTCGTTAACTTTGATggataaattatcataaactttgtttTAACTTGCTGCCGTTTTCTTGGGAGTGATTGTTAATTTTATGTTTGGTTTTATCGATACTACTACTCTTATCGGTTATTTTTCATTACTTAATAATTGCTAATTGctaatttgaaaataattttaactggattagaatgtaatattttaaatataacaaaatgttgCTTACTAAATATCTCAGTGGAAACTAATCCAAAATGTATATCAAATAAATCTTATTCTTGACATCAGAATACTGAGAGAAGAACACAGATATCATTCCTGTCCTGAATGTGATCATCACAGTTATTTAAGGTTGCCATGAAAGGCTACACTTACATCTGTTGTGCATtataatgtaaacaaaaggcAGCTTTTAATGAAGACAAACTGAATTTGAGATGTGTTGttgaaatataatattattgaATTAGACGTTATATAATCAGTGTTCTTGAccagaacaacaaaacacatgatgGCACTCTTGTACTGTCCGACAGTTGTGTTCACTCATGGCCATGTTATTCTGTCTCAGTAAAATCACTATAGGTAAGTATGACTTATCATACTTATCACTTAGGCTGTGCTAAAATAGCTGAATAAATCAGTCATTTACTTTGTCTGCcagttttcaatattttattagttAAACTCATTCAAGGCAACCAGTTAATATACAGCTGTAGAACTGTTTGGTAGGTGGAAttggtttgtttttaacatCACATCCAAAACCATAACCACAACCACTCGAAGACATGTGACAGAAACCAACTTCCCTTGGCTTTTTTCTTTGGTTAAGATTCAGAATTGTCTTCAGATACAACataagaaacaaatgaaaaaatagaTATTTACAGAAAAGCATTTACTTGGACATAACAGTTAACATATGAATAAGCATTAACCCTTAACCCCCCTGAAGCACTGGGGAGTACCTTCTCCCATCTTACACTTCTAGCCCTTTCTAATGTGCTCTAAATTGCAAATTAAGGGCACAAAACGAGGCTGCACAAGTAGTAATTGTagaaattcattaaaaatgctTAACAAACTGCTGAATCCTTGAAACCTGGGTTCAGAATCACACCAAAAAAATCATCACATGTACATTTTGCTAATACGCTGATGCAGGTTAGATTTCTAGACGCTAATAGAACAGGTCCCGGTGAATCCACCTGGAATGGCTTTGATGTCccagacattttcattttgtgtagtttcagtgtgtttcattgtttttcaaAGCTTCATTTAGAACTTCCAGTAGAAAGACCCTGACAGCAGAAGGTGCAGCTGGGAGGTGAAAGTGCTCAGGCATGGGAAAATGGGGTTTGTGGCAAACAGTCCTGTAGCCAGTGGTTTCTATTTTATGATGGTGGTGCCCACACTTCCACTGGCGCAAGATGGAGCAAAACTCAGTTATAAGCAGTCTATAAGTCTAAGCCCAGTGTAGAAATGCAAACATTGGTATTACGCCTGTGGTATTCACAGCTGTTAACATGGGTTAAACAGTATGCTGGCCTCTGTGCTGCACCGAAAGTATCACGGTTTGTTCTCACCACCACATATCCTTCTGCTTTTTCATCAGCTACTAGATGAAAAAAATGTCTGCATGTATCTTATGGTTATGTTTTTCCCAGTagcacagcaacacacagagggcAGAGAAGATGATTTTCACTCTCCTGGTCTCTGTGTTAAAGAAAATACAGCAGGGGTCTAAGCTGAAAATCCCTGGAGTGACCTTGCTGATAACTATAATGCCAGGGTGACTTACAGGAAAGCCTCCAATAACCTAACTTATGACTCCAACTTTGCCCTGTGCATCACACACGataaataaaatccattttttCCCTactgttaatgataataaatgttGTTGATACtatatattttcctttctttAATTGTGACCTTCTGTGTTCATATTTTACTGCTACACTCTACAGTAGAGAACTAGATAAACATCACTTCTCTCTTGTCATGATTTCCTCAAATGAAAACAAGTTAGTTTCCTGTGTTTCAATCATAGCTTTTGCTGCCTAGAAACCAATGGAAGTGGATGCATGGCGATGGGGGGTGGGGAGTTGACTTTGGGTTACCTGAGACCCTAAGCAGCTCCTGTGCTTTTCATTTctaaaacaactacagcagtCTCATTATTGCCTTCTTGTACATCATTTTCATCCACCACTCGACCAAATGAACTCCCTTGATGTTTATTTCCAAACGTAGTACCTGGTGTCATGTCTTCTAACTCCTCATCTGTTTCCGGGAGCAGGGACAACCTTTTGGACAACCTCAGAGGCAGGAAGCTAGAGAGAGAAATTCGGTTAGATGACCTCAGTGTTACCTGGCCGTTGTCAGCTCCACCCTCTAAAAATGGTGAAGGGCCAGCCCAGTCTGTAGTTGTTATCTGCTGCCTCtgaagcttttgtttttttatatagatGACCAGGAATCCTACCATCATCAATACCAGGGCCCCACCTATGAGTCCTGCTACTGCTTTACTGTGGGTTGTTTCCTGTTTGGGCTTTGCCTTTTTTTCTAGAgaattttgtcttttctttgccCTGGTGGTGTGGGTGAGTGGTGTCTTTGTCATGGCCATTGAACTTTTTGTGGACTGTGTAGCATCACCACCTGTGACTGGCCTTGTCCTTGTAGACTTGCTGTCAACATGTTTGGTAGATGAGGTTGTAGTAGAGATGAGGTTGGTAGACTGTGTTTGACGTGTCATTTTATCACTGGTGAGTTGGAAGGTCGATGTTTTTCCTGTGTCTAGGCTTTGGGTGGAGCTGCTTAGCATTGGAGGTACTCTTGTAGTTATGGTTGGGTTGCTGCCGTGACTAGTTTCCATCGTTGTTGCTGATGTTGTGACTTCTGTGGAAGAATTGATGCCCACTATGGAGTTGTTTAGCTGAGATGATATGGGATTGGGAGTCGGTGCTGTTTGAATATTTGGTAAGAATGTCTTCGAAGGCGTTGTTGGAGTTGTTTGCAGTGAATGTTTACCTGAGACCTCTGAGAGTGGATTTAAGCTTGACAACTCCTGTGTTGTCAGCTGGTCGTGAGTGAGCTTATTTCCTACCTCACCTGCCGTCACATGAGTGAAATTGTGATCCTGGCCAGATGTTactgtgctgcttcctgtcagtGGCAGCAGCCATATGAAAATGAGTCTAGTGAAATCGATGgtcattgtttttttctgtcttctggCGAGTTGCTGTATCTTTATAGCTAGAACAGAGGAAGTTATTTAATCAGAGATGCACAGCATGTATACAATCTGAAACAGATGAGGAAATACTTGAAGCGAGTGAGCAAACAAGGGGCAGTGTTGTGAAATGTAACCTGGTGTTGCATCATTTCCTCAAAATGCAACTCTAAATAGACATAAATTTCAAGGGTACATACTGGGTATATTTAAAGCACTACAATCAGTTTCATGTAATGGACATTTCACTGGTCTTTGGTTACATTTTACAGTATAAAATTATCTTCAACTAAAGGAGATTTTCagtttaatcaagaatgtaagAGCTTGCATTGCtaccttttttttgtctcattatttttatcagctttgtCATTATCATTTCACATCGAAAAATCTCTCCAAGGGGCTTTATTTATGACTGTCACTGTTAAGTTTtgaatatatactgtatatagagtTTCAATAAACTTTCACCCCATTTTTGGCTCTAGCATCATTCCAAAGCACTTGAGACATTAGGTGAAGCTAAAGCTACATTGAgaattcaaattattaaaatgtactcACCATTGACTTTGCACGGATAACTTCAGTAACCCGTTAGCTGTGTTGTTCCAGGATCTATTCAAAGTTCAATAGATGTAGGATCTTGTGCTGTTGCCAGTCTGGCACAATGTGCCTTGACGACAGCAGGAACTAGAGGCATTGGGCTCCTCTTCTGAAATGTTGAGAGTGATTCTTGCCTCACGTACAGGAAGTGTGACGTGTGCAGTACAGTTCCAGAGTTTGATGCTTAACCATGTGCGCGACTTCTTAGGAGGTTACAATTTGATCCTTTGGTGTTTTTACTTAGAGTTTAAGTAGCTGAGCCTAAAAATATCCATCATGTGTCCACACTCCAAACTGGAAGGATGATTTAGCAAGTTAAAGACTTTCCAATCAATTAAGGTTCAGagataaaaaattaaacatccaCTGAGCaagattttgacattttgagagagaaaagacatgTGGCTACATTTTGATGCCTTTTTTTGTGCTTATGGAGATAAATATACACGACTGGcagcagtttacaaaaaaaCTTCGTCTGCAAATCCTCCTCTCCCCACTCTAGGTGGACATGTGAAATCCCAGTCATGGCATGTTGACTGCAATACTGAACTAAAGACATATTTATGCAACTACATCTAATTTTTGACGGCCTAAACGTCCTCgaaaacttaaaaaaatttGCACACGCCAGGTGGGTCGacaaccaacaggaagtcggccattttggattggATTGGTCATATTTGGCTATTTACAGACTCCgcactttaatgaactcctcctaaAGAATTAGTCTGTGCGActtaaattattttctaatcGCTAAGGCtgctctggtcacatgacacacaAGAGTAAACCAggctg
Proteins encoded:
- the omgb gene encoding oligodendrocyte-myelin glycoprotein, whose product is MRALTMPSCSAPLLCLLLLLLCGLLGGQVLSICPPVCSCSRGHRVVDCSSRGLTKLPPGLQHNIRFLNLSFNSLQGLDSQLSHYAHLRTLDLSYNRLESLPPALPRSLWDIRAAGNHLRSLDKNDTAYHWNLKVLDLSDNELERVVFINNTLPGLQALNLSHNRFWTVPTNMPHNLEIIDLSHNYLVQILPGSLNRLPRLAQIYLHANRFSWLSEGIFDKLTGLEVMTLGDNPWACEEEENIMRLLRWAEQTRATVLGCPCYTRPICGQTHLATPGREWHSALFTEPPLWVNSRGVGHDGQSPARTAEATSSYQF
- the LOC123986648 gene encoding uncharacterized serine-rich protein C215.13, giving the protein MTIDFTRLIFIWLLPLTGSSTVTSGQDHNFTHVTAGEVGNKLTHDQLTTQELSSLNPLSEVSGKHSLQTTPTTPSKTFLPNIQTAPTPNPISSQLNNSIVGINSSTEVTTSATTMETSHGSNPTITTRVPPMLSSSTQSLDTGKTSTFQLTSDKMTRQTQSTNLISTTTSSTKHVDSKSTRTRPVTGGDATQSTKSSMAMTKTPLTHTTRAKKRQNSLEKKAKPKQETTHSKAVAGLIGGALVLMMVGFLVIYIKKQKLQRQQITTTDWAGPSPFLEGGADNGQVTLRSSNRISLSSFLPLRLSKRLSLLPETDEELEDMTPGTTFGNKHQGSSFGRVVDENDVQEGNNETAVVVLEMKSTGAA